In the Athene noctua chromosome 25, bAthNoc1.hap1.1, whole genome shotgun sequence genome, one interval contains:
- the LOC141970510 gene encoding glial fibrillary acidic protein-like, whose protein sequence is MESQRLSSYGRRIGPAAPGYRGLPASPPARLRAPRSAQLGPRTGARLGLGRMDFSLAAALNSEFRETRTNEKVEMMELNDRFASYIEKVRLLEQQNKVLVVELHQAREQEPSRLPDVYQEELRDLRCHVEQLATAKARLEIEKENLAEDLGSLQQKLQDEATLRLEAESDLAAYRQDVDAAALARLALERRVGTLQDEIAFLRKAHEEELRELQEQLARQRVHVEVDASKPDLTATLRDIRSRYEAAAASNVREAEEWYKSKFTDLTAAAARHAEALRAAKQEANEYRRQLQALTCDLEALRGANESLERQLRELEERYALETAGYQDTVARLEEDTRSLKEEMARHLQDYQELLSVKLALDIEIATYRKLLEGEESRITIPVQSFSNLQIRETSLDPKSVSEARVKRSIVVKTVETKDGEVIKESKQEHKEEP, encoded by the exons ATGGAGAGCCAGCGGCTCTCCTCCTACGGCCGCCGcatcggccccgccgccccgggctacCGGGGGcttcccgccagcccccccgcccggctccgggctccccgcagcgcccagctTGGTCCCCGCACGGGTgcccgcctggggctgggcaggatggaCTTCTCGCTGGCCGCAGCGCTCAACTCGGAGTTCAGGGAGACGCGCACCAACGAGAAGGTGGAGATGATGGAGCTCAACGACCGCTTTGCCAGCTACATCGAGAAGGtccggctgctggagcagcagaacaaggtgctggtggtggagctgcaccAGGCGCGGGAGCAGGAACCCTCCCGTCTGCCCGACGTCTACCAGGAGGAGCTGCGTGACCTGCGGTGCCACGTGGAGCAGTTGGCCACCGCCAAGGCCCGTCTGGAGATCGAGAAGGAGAACCTCGCTGAGGACCTcggcagcctccagcagaa GCTGCAGGACGAGGCGACCCTGCGGCTGGAGGCCGAGAGCGACCTGGCTGCCTAcaggcag gACGTGGACGCCGCTGCCTTGGCTCGCCTGGCCCTGGAGCGGCGGGTGGGGACGCTGCAGGACGAGATCGCCTTCCTCCGCAAGGCCCACGAGGAG gagctgcgggagctgcaggagcagctggcccgGCAGCGGGTGCACGTCGAGGTGGACGCGAGCAAGCCGGACCTGACGGCCACCCTGCGCGACATCCGCAGCCGCTAcgaggccgcggccgccagcAACGTCCGGGAGGCCGAGGAGTGGTACAAGTCCAAG ttcacagacctgacggccgcggccgcccggcacgCAGAGGCCCTGCGCGCCGCCAAGCAGGAGGCCAACGAGTACCGGCGCCAGCTCCAGGCCCTCACCTGCGACCTGGAGGCTCTGCGGGGTGCG AACGagtccctggagaggcagctgcgggagctggaggagcgctACGCCCTGGAGACGGCCGGCTACCAGGACACGGTGGCACGGCTGGAGGAGGACACCCGCAGCCTCAAGGAGGAGATGGCCCGGCACCTGCAGGActaccaggagctgctcagcgtCAAGCTGGCCCTCGACATCGAGATCGCCACGTACCGCAAACTGCTGGAGGGCGAGGAGAGCAG GATCACCATCCCCGTGCAGAGCTTCTCCAACCTGCAGATCCGAG AGACCAGCCTGGACCCTAAATCCGTGTCTGAAGCCCGCGTGAAGAGGAGCATTGTGGTCAAAACTGTGGAGACCAAGGATGGAGAG gtGATCAAGGAGTCCAagcaggagcacaaggaggagcCGTAG
- the LOC141970454 gene encoding kinesin-like protein KIF18B, translating to MMLGPPPQEGSVAVVVRVRPRASCERERAARPVLHVVDQHILVFNPEEHSGPPSSVLPTHGPKHHSKDLKFVFDRVFGEGATQEEVFQHTTHALLDSVLNGYNCSVFAYGATGAGKTYTMLGSEESPGIMYLTMVELYKRIEARQEEKSCEVLVSYQEVYNEQIHDLLEPKGPLAIREDPEKGVVVQGLSFHQPASAEQLLEMLANGNRNRTQHPTDANSTSSRSHAIFQIYVKQQDCTGGLAGDLRVAKMSLIDLAGSERASVANTKGERLREGANINRSLLALINVINALAEAKSRKSHIPYRDSKLTRLLKDSIGGHCRTIMIAAVSPSVLAYEDTYNTLKYAGRAKEIKVSLKSNVTSSDGHVSKYAVTCERLRAEVADLRAKLRVYEDAARESQNQALAPLAPSGFPEGLPRLEEAVPQTSMAQRGSDGEQQELGAGQSVGMPMELEEEAPEERPPSSPRAAHQTDVQLEGKTPRCLLQGLSGSRAETLLAAVLNVARKQYALLKAAALLTPAMVSEFEDLERLVSQEAGVSGEQATSAKGAAEIGGASPAQRMQQGCEAQVSVAVPSTPGMSGTVQRLQDLAAPCSPTSVAPGPIKRRGTTTSHMSPVSSAAQNRRTLPAVPVHNLNETFEVSNSSGSPSVAEAAASSLPEFSIWESVQSHLNKQDGPVVPQACAPVSAVKGSSIPRPSVVSKAPAQKRRRVESAAPPTLGGLQSCSTPRSAQPSRAPPLPGRRLGKPSARSTTGCKSVPCGRAGTKRALDQPPSGSEHPAGPLSWKGSRRTTKELVALGSAPPAPTPQPMKLLC from the exons atgatgctggggcccccgccccaggagggctctgtggctgttgtggtgcGTGTGCGGCCCCGCGCTTCCTGTGAGCGAGAGCGGGCCGCACGCCCCGTCCTGCATGTCGTTGACCAGCACATCCTCGTCTTCAACCCTGAAGAGCACAGTGGcccccccagcagtgtgctgcccactcacgggcccaagcaccacagcaaggacctgaagtttgtctttgaccgagtttttggggagggggccacgcaggaggaggtgttccagcacaCCACCCACGCGTTGTTGGACAGCGTCCTCAATGGCTACAACTGCTCCG tgtttgcctacggtgcgacaggagcagggaaaacctacaccatgctgggctcggaggaaagccctggcatcatgtacctcaccatggtggagctgtacaagaggatcgaggccaggcaagaggagaagagctgtgaggtgctcgtctcctaccaggag gtgtacaacgaacagattcatgacctgctggagcccaagggccctctggccatccgggaggatcctgagaaaggagtcgtggttcagggtctctccttccaccag cccgcgtcggcagagcagctgctggagatgttggccAACGGCAACAGGAACCGGACGCAGCATCCCACCGACGCCAACAGCACCTCCTCCCGCTCGCACGCCATCTTCCAG atctacgtgaagcagcaggactgcactggcggcctcgctggcgacctgcgagtggccaagatgagcctgatcgacctggcaggctcggagcgagcttcggtcgccaacaccaagggagagcggctccgggagggcgccAACATCAACCGCTCGCTGCTGGCCCTCATCAACGTCATCAACGCATTGGCTGAGGCAAAG agcaggaaaagccacatcccgtaccgggacagcaagctcacacgcctgctgaaggactccatcggcggccactgccgcaccatcatgatcgccgccgtgagtccctccgtcctggcctacgaggacacctacaacaccctcaagtacgccggccgggccaaggagatcaaggtgtcg ctgaagagcaacgTGACCAGCTCTGACGGCCACGTTAGTAAATACGCCGTCACCTGCGAGCGGCTGAGAGCGGAG GTGGCAGATCTGCGGGCGAAGCTCCGGGTCTATGAGGACGCTGCCCGGGAgtcacagaaccaggctctggcgccgctggctccctccggcttcccagaggggctgcccag gttggaGGAAGCTGTCCCACAGACCAGCATGGCTCAGAGGGGcagtgatggagagcagcaggagctgggagctggacagtctgttgggatgccaatggagctggaggaggag gctccagaggaaaggcctcccagcagccccagagcagcccaccagacagacgtccagctggaagggaagacaccaaggtgccttctgcaggggttgtctggcagccgggcagagac gctcctggctgccgtcctgaacgtTGCCCGAAAGCAATACGCCCTCCTGAAGGCTGCCgccctcctcactcctgccatggtctccgaatttgaggacctggagcgcctggtcagtcaggaggctggtgtaagcggggagcaagccacgtctgcaaagggagccgcagagatcggcggggccagccctgcccagaggatgcagcagggctgtgagg cccaggtgtctgtcgccgtgcccagcacccccgggatgagtggcaccgtgcagcgcttgcaggacctcgctgccccctgcagccccacgtcgGTGGCTCCTGGCCCGATTAAGAGGAGGGGGACTACAACAAGTCACATGTCCCCGGTGTCATCGGCTGCCCAAAACCGCCgcacgctgcctgctgtgcccgtTCACAACCTGAACGAGACTTTTGAGGTCTCCAACAGCAGTGGTTCACCCAgcgtggccgaggcagctgcctccagcctgccagaattCTCCATTTGGGAGAGCGTCCAGAGCCACCTAAACAAGCAGGACGGCCCCGTCGTGCCCCA AGCCTGTGCCCCGGTGTCTGCCGTGAAgggttcctccatccccaggccctCCGTGGTCTCCAAAGCCCCTGCGCAGAAGCGGAGGCGAGTGGAGAG cgctgctccccccaccctgggtgggctccagagctgcagcaccccgagatctgcgcagccctcccgcgcccctccgctcccgggcaggcgcctggggaaaccctctgcccgcagcaccacgggctgcaagagcgttccctgcggcagggcaggcaccaagcgggcgctggaccagcccccttccgggtcag agcatcctgcgggccctctctcctggaagggcagcagaaggaccaccaaagagctcgtggccctgggcagtgccccccctgctcccaccccccagccaatgAAGCTCTTATGCtga